CCGATCCAGGGTTGGAGGTCTTGACCAGAACGAACACCGCTCCCTGGCTTTCCCGGGCCGCCTGGAAGAAGGGCGTTAGGGCATCAAGGCCCAGGTAGGGGTTCACGGTAAGGGCGCTTCCCGGAAAGCGCTGGAGGTAGGCCTTGGCATAGGCCTCGGCGGTGGAACCGATATCCCCCCGCTTCCCGTCAAAGATCACCGGCAGGCCCATGACCCGGGCGGCGCTGGCCAGCTCAAAAAGAAGCCCGAGCCCCTCCGGGCCCAGGGCCTCGAAGAAGGCCAGCTGGAACTTCACCCCAGCCAGCCGTGGAGCCAGGGCCTCAAGAAGCTCCAGCGTGTACCGCCTTAGGTGGGCTAGGGGCTTAAGCCCGTGAAGCTCGGGCCTAGGGTCCACCCCGAGGACCAAAGGAGGGCGGGAAAGCGCCAGGAGAAAATCCATGCCTTCCACTATAGGCCTTGACAACCCCGGTTCGCAGGACATAAAGTTGGCGGCGTAAACAAGGAGGAAGTATGAAAAGGCTTTTTCTGGCCCTAAGTCTTCTAGCCCTGGCCGCCTGCCAGCAGCAGGCCACCCTGAAGCCCCAGGCCCTTAGGGAAGCGGGCCAGACCTACATCGCCATCCTGGAGCCCACGGCCTCGCCCACGCTTCCCGCCCGTTTCTCCGAGCGCCTTGCCGCTTTGGAAAGGGCCCACGGCCTTTCCATCCCCGCGGAGGACCGCCTCGAGGCCCTGGGGGCCATCATCCTCCGCAACCTTACCCCCGCCCAGGCCCAGCGCCTGGCCCAAGACCCCAGGGTCTACGCCCTGACCCCGGACCAGGAGGTCAAGGCCTACGCCCAGACCATCCCCTGGGGAGTAGACCGCATCGGTGCCCCCACCACCACCGCCAAGGGGGCCAACGTCTCCGTGTACGTGGTGGACACCGGCATCAAGGTGGGGCATGAGGACCTCACCAACCTGATGGGGGGGTATGCGGTGGTGAAGTGCCGGGGCAGATGCAAAGCCGCCTATGACGACGACAACGGCCACGGCACCCATGTGGCGGGCACGGTGGCCGCGGTGAACAACAGCGTGGGCGTCTTGGGCGTGGCCCCCGCCGCCGAGCTATGGGCGGTGAAGGTCCTTTCCAACGCCGGGTCGGGAAGCACCAGCGGCATCGTCCAGGGCATCAACTGGGTTATCGGCCACAACAACGGGGGCAAACCCAAGGTGATCAACATGAGCCTCGGGGGAAGCGGCATCGACGACCAAGACGGCCAGTACTGCCCCAGCACCCGCTCCACCAACGCCTTCCACAACGTCATCCAAAAGGCGGTTTGCGACTACCGGATCACGGTGGTGGTGGCTGCCGGCAACGAAGGGGACAACGCCGCCAACCACACCCCCGCCGCCTACGACGAGGTCATCACCGTAAGCGCCACCAACAGCCAGGACGACTGGCCCTCTTGGTCCAACTACGGCCCGGACGTGGACCTCGCCGCCCCGGGGGTTTCCATCCTGTCCACCTGGAACTCCTCCACCACTAGCTACAACACCATCAGCGGCACCTCCATGGCCAGCCCCCATGTGGCCGGGGCGGCCGCCCTGGTGCTTTCCCGCTACCCCAGCTACACCCCAGCCCAGGTGAAGCAGGCCCTCCTGCAAAACGCCGAAAGCACCGCCACCTGGCAAAACACCTCGGGGAATCCGCACCCCGAGCCCTTCTTGAACGTGAGGGGATTCTAGTCCCCCAAAGGGAAACCCCCGCCCTAGGGCGGGGGCTGGTCCTTTCCATGGAAAAAGAGAAAACCCCCCAAGGGGGGTCGCACCC
This is a stretch of genomic DNA from Thermus neutrinimicus. It encodes these proteins:
- the pyrF gene encoding orotidine-5'-phosphate decarboxylase, coding for MDFLLALSRPPLVLGVDPRPELHGLKPLAHLRRYTLELLEALAPRLAGVKFQLAFFEALGPEGLGLLFELASAARVMGLPVIFDGKRGDIGSTAEAYAKAYLQRFPGSALTVNPYLGLDALTPFFQAARESQGAVFVLVKTSNPGSGFLQDLSVEGRPLYLHLAEALAREGEGYWEGEWSRIGMVVGATYPEAVLAVREKAPHAPFLLPGVGAQGGRPLKGPGLLNTASRALFYPGGRPDLEGALKAAEDFYKALVE
- a CDS encoding S8 family peptidase produces the protein MKRLFLALSLLALAACQQQATLKPQALREAGQTYIAILEPTASPTLPARFSERLAALERAHGLSIPAEDRLEALGAIILRNLTPAQAQRLAQDPRVYALTPDQEVKAYAQTIPWGVDRIGAPTTTAKGANVSVYVVDTGIKVGHEDLTNLMGGYAVVKCRGRCKAAYDDDNGHGTHVAGTVAAVNNSVGVLGVAPAAELWAVKVLSNAGSGSTSGIVQGINWVIGHNNGGKPKVINMSLGGSGIDDQDGQYCPSTRSTNAFHNVIQKAVCDYRITVVVAAGNEGDNAANHTPAAYDEVITVSATNSQDDWPSWSNYGPDVDLAAPGVSILSTWNSSTTSYNTISGTSMASPHVAGAAALVLSRYPSYTPAQVKQALLQNAESTATWQNTSGNPHPEPFLNVRGF